The Longimicrobium sp. genomic interval ATGGGAGTCGTGGGGCGCCTCGCACCCGGCGCCACCCTGGAAGGCACCCGGCGCGAGCTGGACCGGATCTCCACCGAGCTTGCGCGCGAGCACCCGCAGACCGACCGCGGGCGCACCTTCGTCGTGCTCCCGCTGCGCGACGCACTGGTGGGCGAGACGCGCACCCCGCTCCTGGTGCTGATGGCGAGCGCCGGGCTGGTGCTCCTCATCACCTGCGCAAACCTCGCCGGCGCCCTCCTCTCGCGCACCATGGGCCGGCGAAAGGAATTCGCCGTGCGTGTGGCGATGGGCGCGCGGCGTGGCCGTCTGGTGCGCCAGCTCCTCACCGAGAGCACGCTGCTGGCGCTGGCGGGCGGCGTGGTGGGGCTGGCGCTGGCGTCTCTGGGGCTGGCCGCGCTTCGCAAGCTGGCGCTCCCCGCGCTGCCGCCGTACGCGGAGCTGTCGCTGGACGGGGGCGCGGTGGCGGTCACGCTGCTGGCCGCGCTCTGCACCGGCGCCGTGTTCGGCCTGGCGCCCGCGCTGGCCGCCGGCCGCTGGGACCCGCAGCGGACGCTGCGCGAGGAGGGGCGCGGTGCGAGCGAGGGCCGGCGCTCGCGGCACCTGCGCGGCGTGCTGGTCGCGGGGCAGATCGCCATCTCGCTGAGCCTGCTGGCCGGCGCGGGGCTGCTGGTGCGCAGCCTGTGGGCGATGACCTCCGCCCCGCTCGGCTTCGACCCGCGCGGGGTGCTCACCGCCCGCGTGGAGCTCCCCTCGGCCAAGTACCCCACGCCGGAGGCGCGCGCCGACGCGTTCCGCCGGCTGCGGGAAGCGGTCGCGGAGCTCCCCGGCGTGCGCGGAGTCGCCAGCGTCACGCAGATCCCGTCCTCCGCCATGAGCAGCAACGCGCTCAGCATCGAGGGGAAGGCGGTGGGCAATGACTCCCCCGTCTTCATCCGGTACATGGCCGTGTCCGACGAGTATTTCCGCGTGATGAGGATCCGCACACTGCGCGGGCGTACCTTTGGGACGGGGGACACGCCCTCCGCGCCGCCCGCCATCGTGGTGAGCCAGACGATGGCGCGCCGCTACTGGCCGGAGGGAGGCGCGCTGGGTTCGCGCATCCGCATCAGCCCGCACACTGCCGAGCGGTGGGGCGTGGTGGTGGGGATCGTGGACGACGTGCGGGTGGACCCCGCGCTCCCCGCCCCCGAGCCGATGGCCTACGCGAGCGGACGGCAGGACTTCGCGTGGTCCGGGCGCGACTTCGTGGTGCGCACGGACGGGGAGCCGCTCGCGCTGGTGCGCCCCTTCCAGCGCGCGCTGGCGGCCCTCGACCCCGACGTCCCACTGCGCGACCCCGCTCCGCTGTCCACCATCGTCGCCGAGCGCCTGTCCGGCCGCCGCCTGCCGATGCTCCTGATGACGGGGTTCGGCGCGCTGGCGCTGCTCCTGGCCTCCGTGGGCGTGTACGCCATGTTCGCCGCCATGGCCACCGCGCGCGAGCGGGAGTTCGGCGTGCGCATAGCCCTCGGCTCCACCCCGGGCGCCATCGCCACCCTGGTCCTGCGGCAGGGCGGCGCATGGATGGCGGCGGGGCTGCTCGCCGGTGCCTTCGGCGTCGTCGCCGTCGGCCGCATGGTGAGCAACCTTCTCTACGGCGTCGTCCCCCTGGACCCGATCGCGATCGGGTTGGCGACCCTCGTCCTCCTCGCCTGCGCCACCATCGCCCTCCTCGTCCCCGTCCGCCGCGCCACGCGCGTGGACCCCATCAGCATCCTGCGTTGAAAAACGGGAGGCACAGAGATGACTTCATCTCTGTGCC includes:
- a CDS encoding ABC transporter permease, translated to MRIPFSRRRVPHPFKAEPQAEVNDELAFHLEERIREYTARGMTPEDARAAALERFGDLNGVRSECAALLEADRRAEDRRDWLADLRQDVCFALHSAGRAPLFTLLVIATLALGIGANAAVFGVVKSVLLDALPYRDADRLVRIYSRFEKSGMDRSSVSPGAAADLARRMRTLQGVAPFVFGTFKRTYVSPDGPRVLTGSSVEGSFFRTLGVRAALGRTLTPEDGPRYVVMLSDEAWRREFAGDHGVIGRTMNLGGTAFEVIGVLPPRFVGPDGGADLWFATDLAEVLQDPMASRGQHSMGVVGRLAPGATLEGTRRELDRISTELAREHPQTDRGRTFVVLPLRDALVGETRTPLLVLMASAGLVLLITCANLAGALLSRTMGRRKEFAVRVAMGARRGRLVRQLLTESTLLALAGGVVGLALASLGLAALRKLALPALPPYAELSLDGGAVAVTLLAALCTGAVFGLAPALAAGRWDPQRTLREEGRGASEGRRSRHLRGVLVAGQIAISLSLLAGAGLLVRSLWAMTSAPLGFDPRGVLTARVELPSAKYPTPEARADAFRRLREAVAELPGVRGVASVTQIPSSAMSSNALSIEGKAVGNDSPVFIRYMAVSDEYFRVMRIRTLRGRTFGTGDTPSAPPAIVVSQTMARRYWPEGGALGSRIRISPHTAERWGVVVGIVDDVRVDPALPAPEPMAYASGRQDFAWSGRDFVVRTDGEPLALVRPFQRALAALDPDVPLRDPAPLSTIVAERLSGRRLPMLLMTGFGALALLLASVGVYAMFAAMATAREREFGVRIALGSTPGAIATLVLRQGGAWMAAGLLAGAFGVVAVGRMVSNLLYGVVPLDPIAIGLATLVLLACATIALLVPVRRATRVDPISILR